A region of Saccharococcus thermophilus DNA encodes the following proteins:
- a CDS encoding acetyl-CoA hydrolase/transferase family protein, with amino-acid sequence MDKHISELIGNPRLRDRIVTAETAASWIKDGMTLGLSGFTRAGDAKAVPFALIEKAKQQPLKVNVYTGASLGSDIDKMMAEAGIVNKRLPFQADSVMRKKINEGEILFVDQHLSHTAELVRSDVLNPIDFAIVEAVSITEDGMIIPTTSVGNSSIFAKKARHVIVELNMAQPKELKGLHDIYEVGKQGEREPIPLTKVDDRIGTIGIPVDEDKIAGIVLTNQLDSPSTIVPPDAETAVIANHLIHFLRKEVAAGRLSENLAPLQAGIGSVANAVLYGLLNSEFSNLEVYSEVLQDAVFDLIDAGKVRFASGCSITLSQNKMKQVYSNLDAYRDKLILRPQEISNHPEIVRRLGLISINTALEADIYGNVNSTHVRGTNMMNGIGGSGDFARNARLTIFVTKSVAKNGAISSIVPFVSHVDHTEHDVDVIITEYGYADLRGLAPIERAPLIIENCAHPDYRPQLREYFKEALKRGGQTPHVLEKAFSWHVNYEKYGTMMEPKYQLQT; translated from the coding sequence TTGGATAAACATATTTCAGAGCTAATCGGCAATCCCCGTTTAAGAGACCGAATTGTAACGGCAGAAACAGCTGCTTCATGGATAAAAGATGGCATGACGCTTGGTTTGAGCGGATTTACCCGTGCAGGCGATGCCAAGGCGGTTCCTTTTGCGCTGATCGAGAAAGCGAAACAACAGCCCTTAAAAGTAAACGTATACACAGGCGCTTCACTAGGCTCGGACATTGATAAAATGATGGCAGAAGCAGGAATTGTCAACAAACGTCTTCCGTTCCAGGCTGATTCTGTTATGCGGAAAAAAATTAATGAAGGAGAAATTTTGTTTGTTGATCAACATTTGTCCCATACGGCGGAATTGGTGCGTTCAGACGTATTAAATCCTATTGATTTCGCAATTGTGGAAGCGGTTTCGATAACTGAAGACGGAATGATCATCCCGACTACTTCCGTAGGAAACTCTTCTATCTTCGCGAAAAAAGCCCGGCATGTTATTGTCGAATTAAACATGGCTCAACCAAAAGAACTCAAAGGACTTCATGACATTTACGAAGTCGGCAAACAAGGGGAACGAGAACCGATACCTTTGACCAAAGTAGACGATCGAATCGGAACAATCGGCATTCCAGTGGATGAAGATAAAATTGCGGGAATTGTTTTGACAAACCAACTTGATTCACCGTCCACGATTGTACCTCCAGATGCGGAAACAGCTGTTATAGCAAATCATTTAATTCATTTTCTACGAAAAGAAGTGGCAGCAGGCCGGCTTTCTGAAAATTTAGCTCCGCTTCAAGCAGGTATTGGTTCGGTTGCAAATGCTGTCCTTTACGGTTTATTAAATTCGGAATTTTCCAATTTAGAAGTTTATTCAGAAGTTCTTCAAGATGCCGTGTTTGATCTCATTGACGCTGGAAAAGTCCGGTTCGCTTCCGGTTGCTCCATTACTTTGTCTCAAAACAAAATGAAACAAGTATATTCCAATTTAGATGCTTACCGAGACAAGCTTATCCTTCGCCCTCAAGAAATTTCTAATCATCCGGAAATCGTTCGCCGTCTTGGACTCATTTCCATCAACACAGCTTTGGAAGCAGATATATACGGAAATGTTAATTCTACACATGTTCGCGGCACAAACATGATGAACGGCATCGGCGGTTCAGGCGACTTTGCGCGCAATGCACGCCTTACCATCTTCGTGACAAAATCCGTTGCAAAAAATGGGGCTATTTCAAGCATCGTTCCATTCGTATCACACGTCGACCATACCGAACATGACGTGGATGTGATTATCACGGAGTATGGTTACGCTGATCTTCGCGGATTGGCGCCAATTGAACGAGCACCACTTATCATTGAAAATTGTGCACATCCAGATTACCGTCCGCAGTTGCGTGAATACTTCAAGGAAGCGCTTAAGCGCGGAGGCCAAACACCGCACGTGCTTGAGAAAGCGTTCTCTTGGCATGTCAATTACGAGAAATACGGAACAATGATGGAACCAAAATATCAATTGCAAACTTAA
- a CDS encoding energy-coupling factor ABC transporter ATP-binding protein, which produces MSHHKIEVRNLHFSYPDGHEAIKNMSFSIHHGESVGIIGANGAGKSTLLMLLMGVLFPDGGEVLVGDVRVTKKTLPMIRQRLGMVFQDPDDQLFMTTVYDDVAFGPRNYKLEEEDVERRVTQALEMVGIPHLKDRAPYKLSGGEKRSAAIATVLSMQPDVLIMDEPTSGLDPKSRRRVIDLLKSFEHTKIITSHDLDMVFETCKRIIVIKKGEIAADGTTEEILSNAELLDSCGLELPLSFQNCPICGASKR; this is translated from the coding sequence ATGAGTCATCATAAAATTGAAGTAAGAAATTTGCATTTTTCGTATCCGGATGGACATGAAGCAATTAAAAATATGTCTTTTTCCATTCATCATGGTGAATCTGTAGGAATCATTGGTGCGAATGGTGCTGGGAAGTCTACGCTGCTGATGCTATTGATGGGAGTTCTTTTTCCGGATGGTGGAGAAGTACTGGTAGGAGATGTTCGTGTAACAAAAAAAACATTACCGATGATACGTCAGAGATTGGGAATGGTTTTTCAGGACCCTGACGATCAATTGTTCATGACTACTGTTTATGATGACGTTGCCTTTGGGCCACGAAATTATAAGCTGGAGGAGGAAGATGTAGAGAGACGGGTGACGCAGGCATTGGAGATGGTTGGAATACCTCATTTGAAAGACCGGGCACCCTATAAACTATCAGGTGGGGAAAAGCGGTCTGCCGCAATTGCAACCGTTTTATCAATGCAACCCGATGTATTGATCATGGATGAACCAACTTCAGGTCTGGACCCAAAATCAAGACGGAGAGTAATTGATTTGTTAAAAAGCTTTGAACATACAAAGATAATTACTAGCCACGATTTGGACATGGTGTTTGAAACCTGTAAAAGAATTATTGTGATAAAAAAAGGTGAAATAGCTGCAGATGGAACCACAGAGGAGATTTTATCCAATGCGGAATTGCTGGATAGCTGTGGTTTGGAATTACCTCTTTCATTTCAGAATTGTCCTATCTGTGGAGCTTCAAAAAGATGA
- a CDS encoding energy-coupling factor transporter transmembrane component T family protein, giving the protein MFISPLTLLPGSRQCFLFFVTKSQNLVMNPFLSIFIKCSLTVTASILLIATTGMDRLAAALRMLKIPKIFVLQLLLTYRYISVLIEEVSRMMRAYSLRAPGQKGIKWSVWGSFAGQILLRTFERAERVYQAMSLRGFTGEYHTGDISKLSFKDLAYFTAWSLFFVIARIYNIPVLIGSLFTGVIR; this is encoded by the coding sequence ATGTTTATTTCACCGCTAACATTATTGCCAGGATCTCGTCAGTGCTTTCTCTTTTTTGTCACTAAATCACAAAATTTGGTGATGAACCCTTTTTTATCCATTTTTATAAAATGTAGTTTAACAGTGACAGCCAGCATTTTACTCATTGCAACCACAGGTATGGATCGGTTGGCCGCAGCCTTGCGGATGCTCAAAATCCCTAAGATTTTTGTCTTACAGCTTTTATTAACATACCGATATATATCGGTGCTGATCGAAGAGGTTTCCAGGATGATGAGAGCGTATTCCCTTAGGGCGCCAGGACAAAAGGGAATAAAGTGGAGTGTTTGGGGTTCTTTTGCCGGACAAATATTGCTAAGGACTTTTGAGAGAGCAGAGCGGGTATATCAGGCAATGAGTTTAAGAGGCTTTACAGGAGAGTACCATACCGGAGATATTTCAAAACTAAGCTTTAAAGATCTTGCCTATTTCACTGCATGGAGTCTGTTTTTTGTTATTGCAAGAATTTACAATATACCTGTATTGATAGGGTCATTGTTTACAGGAGTGATTCGATAG
- a CDS encoding ISL3 family transposase, translating to MLSIPLGLPEFKVIKQELLSYGYAIHVEKTETQERCPHCGFATSSVHDRRTRKVRDLAIFHQPVYLFVKVKRYRCWNCSQVFSASLESIPPNQHYTNRFCEYLYELCEGSTIQEVSRKHRIPYTTLERIYYSIASKKAKERQAAKGASFQEGMVLSLDEIAVKKGHQYETVLMDAKAGSVMGMHADRQCDSAINLLSQNVLSKEMVQTVILDMWEPYHKAVRALFPSASIVIDKYHVVQKVTQALDQARKEFSPLKKARYLLLKGCEKLRKDQRLRLDDILEEYPALSIAYYLKELFRDFYRTDGYNEAKERLEEWIKLAKQSPFASFQEAANTLERWKEPILSYFLCPYTNARIEGTNHKIKNIKRRAYGYRNLERFRLRVFLECTGNTTGSQAA from the coding sequence GTGCTTTCTATACCACTAGGATTGCCAGAATTTAAAGTTATTAAACAAGAACTTCTTTCCTATGGTTATGCGATTCATGTAGAGAAAACAGAGACACAGGAACGTTGCCCTCATTGTGGGTTTGCCACTTCCTCTGTCCACGACAGACGGACAAGAAAAGTACGGGATTTGGCGATTTTCCATCAACCGGTGTACTTGTTCGTAAAGGTAAAGCGCTATCGGTGCTGGAATTGTTCCCAAGTGTTTTCCGCCTCTTTGGAATCGATTCCACCCAATCAACACTACACCAATCGATTTTGTGAGTACTTGTATGAACTTTGTGAAGGCTCCACCATTCAAGAGGTTAGCCGAAAGCACCGCATCCCATATACGACATTGGAACGCATCTATTACTCCATCGCATCGAAAAAAGCAAAAGAGCGCCAAGCAGCAAAGGGGGCATCTTTTCAGGAAGGGATGGTGCTTAGCTTAGATGAAATCGCGGTAAAAAAGGGACATCAGTATGAAACCGTATTGATGGATGCCAAAGCCGGATCGGTCATGGGAATGCATGCCGATCGCCAATGTGACTCCGCCATCAACTTGTTGAGCCAAAATGTCCTGTCGAAAGAAATGGTCCAAACGGTGATTCTTGACATGTGGGAACCTTATCATAAGGCGGTTCGTGCCCTGTTTCCATCTGCTTCGATTGTCATCGATAAGTACCATGTGGTTCAAAAAGTGACACAAGCCTTGGATCAAGCAAGAAAGGAATTTTCTCCATTGAAAAAGGCTCGATATCTTCTCTTAAAAGGATGTGAAAAGCTTCGTAAGGACCAACGGCTTCGATTAGACGATATCTTGGAGGAGTATCCGGCACTTTCCATTGCTTATTATCTGAAAGAGTTGTTTCGGGATTTTTACCGAACCGATGGATATAACGAAGCAAAGGAACGCTTGGAAGAATGGATTAAGTTAGCCAAACAGAGCCCTTTTGCTTCTTTTCAGGAAGCAGCCAACACGCTTGAAAGGTGGAAGGAGCCTATTCTTTCCTACTTTTTGTGCCCATATACAAATGCCCGGATCGAGGGGACGAATCACAAGATCAAAAACATCAAACGCCGGGCATATGGCTATCGAAATCTAGAACGGTTTCGTTTGCGTGTATTTCTGGAGTGTACAGGGAACACTACAGGTAGTCAGGCTGCTTAA
- a CDS encoding IS256 family transposase, protein MSKRSIPNVDWANQLESVIRQFVKEKLELIMREEIKHFLEIEQAGTPNMRNGYYQRNLDTQYGRIEGLLVPRDRNGEFQTQLFAPYQRHTGWLEEAIIRMYQSGMSTREIGKFIERILGNAYSPATISRITDVVKEDIEKWHHRPLSKRYSVLYLDGLYVKLRRDTVEKEVIYVVLGVNEEGYREILDFFVGGQESAYGWQEILQHLYQRGVKEVLLGVFDGLPGLEEAFKAVYPKADVQRCVVHKVRNTLSRVRKKDQFEVAEDLKLIYRAPNKEMALQMFQQFESKWSSKYPREVQSWANELDVLLTFMDYPSSIRSVIYTTNVIERTIKEIRKRLKPMNSLSSLEAAEKVVYLTIQDFNEKWAGRKLRGFAEAQEALQRMFEERYC, encoded by the coding sequence ATGTCTAAAAGAAGTATACCGAATGTCGACTGGGCAAATCAACTGGAAAGTGTCATTCGTCAGTTTGTGAAGGAAAAATTAGAGCTGATTATGCGGGAAGAAATCAAACATTTCCTCGAAATCGAACAGGCTGGAACGCCGAATATGAGAAACGGCTACTATCAGCGAAATCTAGATACGCAATATGGCCGGATTGAGGGTCTTTTGGTTCCAAGAGACCGAAACGGGGAATTTCAAACACAGTTGTTTGCCCCTTATCAACGCCACACCGGCTGGCTGGAGGAAGCCATCATTAGGATGTATCAAAGTGGCATGAGTACACGGGAAATTGGCAAGTTTATCGAACGAATTCTAGGAAATGCTTATTCTCCAGCGACGATCAGCCGTATTACCGATGTCGTGAAAGAAGACATCGAGAAATGGCACCATCGTCCACTATCCAAACGTTATTCTGTCTTATATTTGGACGGCTTGTACGTGAAACTTCGCCGCGATACGGTAGAGAAAGAAGTCATTTATGTGGTGTTAGGAGTGAATGAAGAAGGGTATCGAGAAATTCTGGATTTCTTCGTGGGAGGACAAGAAAGCGCCTATGGATGGCAGGAAATTCTTCAACACCTCTACCAAAGAGGCGTCAAGGAAGTGCTTCTTGGCGTCTTCGATGGCCTTCCGGGGCTGGAGGAAGCCTTTAAGGCGGTGTATCCGAAAGCCGATGTGCAGCGCTGTGTCGTGCACAAAGTCCGCAACACCCTCAGCCGTGTTCGGAAAAAAGACCAATTCGAAGTGGCCGAGGATCTCAAGCTGATTTATCGCGCGCCGAATAAGGAGATGGCGTTACAAATGTTTCAACAGTTTGAGTCGAAATGGTCCAGCAAATATCCAAGAGAAGTTCAATCTTGGGCCAATGAGTTGGATGTCCTCCTTACATTTATGGATTATCCAAGCAGTATTCGAAGTGTGATTTACACGACGAATGTCATCGAACGAACGATCAAAGAGATTCGGAAACGTCTAAAGCCGATGAACAGTTTGAGCAGTTTAGAAGCCGCGGAAAAAGTCGTGTATTTGACCATCCAAGATTTTAATGAGAAATGGGCAGGGCGAAAGTTAAGAGGATTTGCCGAAGCGCAGGAAGCCCTTCAACGAATGTTTGAAGAACGTTATTGTTAA
- a CDS encoding MarR family winged helix-turn-helix transcriptional regulator: MTRIQKVAESFAQLLPLFDNKVFKPIIQATPIPKKKSDLTHLQFHILETLFHAKTGISMTELAQHLRISKQQLTPLIRKLEEKDYVVKMQDSTDRRVVILMLTEKGKDIVKKRWEEIYHLFCDKLGKLSEDDLMDLDYAITKMIRIMDKLE, encoded by the coding sequence ATGACACGGATTCAAAAAGTCGCCGAAAGCTTTGCTCAACTTCTTCCTCTGTTTGATAACAAAGTTTTCAAACCGATCATCCAGGCTACCCCGATTCCGAAAAAAAAATCGGATTTAACTCATTTGCAGTTTCACATTTTGGAAACTTTGTTCCATGCAAAGACAGGGATCTCGATGACGGAGTTGGCCCAACACTTGAGAATTTCCAAACAGCAGTTGACCCCTCTAATTCGAAAATTGGAGGAAAAAGATTATGTGGTAAAAATGCAAGATTCTACTGATCGGCGAGTTGTTATACTCATGCTGACTGAAAAGGGGAAAGACATCGTAAAAAAGCGCTGGGAGGAAATTTATCATCTATTTTGTGACAAGTTAGGGAAACTCAGCGAGGATGACTTGATGGACTTGGACTATGCGATCACCAAAATGATTCGCATTATGGATAAGCTCGAGTGA
- a CDS encoding DapH/DapD/GlmU-related protein encodes MRRTTKYPVSGANSLWQIYKTVSFWKVFKNVIIIQIGRYTPFLAVKNWLYRTFLRMKIGEKTALAFMVMPDIMFPEKIQIGRNCIIGYNTTILAHEYLIDEYRLGDVIIGDEVMIGANSTVLPGVVIGDRAVVAAGTIVHKDVPAGAFVAGNPMRIIYTKEEMERRKGRSNE; translated from the coding sequence GTGAGACGGACGACGAAATATCCGGTATCAGGAGCCAATTCTCTATGGCAAATTTATAAAACCGTGTCGTTTTGGAAAGTGTTCAAAAACGTGATCATCATTCAAATCGGGCGCTACACGCCGTTTTTAGCGGTAAAAAACTGGCTGTACCGCACGTTTTTGCGCATGAAAATCGGCGAAAAAACGGCGCTTGCCTTTATGGTCATGCCGGATATTATGTTTCCGGAAAAAATCCAAATCGGCCGCAATTGCATCATTGGCTACAATACGACGATTTTGGCGCATGAATACTTAATTGATGAATACCGTCTCGGAGATGTCATTATTGGCGACGAAGTGATGATCGGCGCGAACTCAACCGTGCTTCCCGGGGTGGTCATTGGCGACCGCGCCGTCGTCGCCGCCGGCACGATCGTCCATAAAGATGTGCCGGCCGGAGCGTTTGTCGCCGGCAATCCGATGCGAATTATTTACACGAAAGAAGAGATGGAGCGAAGAAAAGGCCGTTCCAATGAATAG
- the ppaX gene encoding pyrophosphatase PpaX, with protein MTIRTILFDLDGTLVDTNELIIQSFLHTLEKYYPGQYKREDVLPFIGPPLYETFHALDPSRAQEMVDTYRAFNLANHDALIREFESVYETIKTLHQHGFRLGVVTTKIHQTAVMGLKKTRLAPFFDCVIGLDDVKHAKPDPEPIYKALDLLQSTPDEALMVGDNYHDILAGKNAGTKTAGVAWTIKGREYLEQYEPDFMLEKMSDLLTIVGVE; from the coding sequence ATGACAATTCGCACCATTTTATTTGATCTCGATGGAACATTAGTTGATACGAATGAACTGATTATTCAGTCGTTTTTGCATACGCTAGAAAAATATTATCCAGGCCAATATAAACGCGAGGACGTCTTGCCGTTTATTGGTCCTCCACTGTATGAAACGTTTCACGCGTTGGATCCGTCGCGCGCCCAAGAAATGGTTGATACATATCGCGCATTCAATCTTGCAAACCATGACGCGCTCATTCGCGAATTTGAATCGGTGTATGAAACGATCAAAACACTGCACCAGCACGGGTTCCGCCTTGGGGTCGTAACGACGAAAATCCATCAAACGGCGGTGATGGGACTGAAAAAAACACGCCTTGCGCCGTTTTTTGATTGCGTCATCGGTCTTGATGATGTCAAACATGCAAAACCGGACCCGGAGCCGATTTATAAAGCGCTGGACTTGCTGCAATCAACGCCGGATGAAGCGTTAATGGTCGGCGATAATTATCACGATATTTTGGCAGGAAAAAACGCTGGCACAAAAACAGCGGGAGTAGCGTGGACGATTAAAGGCCGGGAGTATTTGGAACAATATGAACCGGATTTTATGCTGGAAAAAATGAGCGATTTATTGACGATTGTAGGAGTGGAATAA
- a CDS encoding nucleoside recognition domain-containing protein — protein MVGILRRGFFVGLQTAWTLGKVIFPITLIVSVLQHTPVLQWLIQLVAPLMKWIGLPGDAAIPLVLGNLLNLYAGIGAILTLHLTVKEVLILAVMLSFSHNLLIESTVASRTGMSIVLMVIVRIGLALLSALLIHHLWHGGSETAQYGFVSNLPEQLTSWGAILFAAVKKACLGIVQLALIVIPLMMAIQILKERKWIHAFSKWLAPVTKALGMKENTSLTLAAGLVFGLAYGAGVMIQAVREDGVSKHDLTLAFIFLVSCHAVVEDTLVFVPLGIPVWSLLCIRLATAIVLTMFVGFIWNRVIEIKRKEAA, from the coding sequence ATGGTTGGCATATTGCGGCGCGGGTTTTTCGTTGGCTTACAAACGGCGTGGACGCTTGGAAAAGTGATTTTTCCGATTACGTTGATCGTATCGGTTTTGCAGCACACACCGGTATTGCAATGGCTTATCCAGCTTGTTGCGCCGTTGATGAAATGGATTGGCTTGCCGGGGGATGCGGCGATTCCGCTTGTGCTCGGCAATTTATTGAACTTGTACGCTGGAATTGGCGCCATACTGACACTGCACTTAACGGTAAAAGAAGTGTTGATTTTGGCGGTCATGCTTTCTTTTTCTCATAACTTGCTCATCGAGTCGACCGTCGCGTCGCGAACCGGCATGAGTATTGTGCTAATGGTTATTGTTCGCATCGGGCTGGCGCTTTTGTCCGCTTTATTGATCCATCATCTTTGGCATGGGGGGAGCGAAACGGCGCAATACGGTTTTGTATCGAATTTGCCGGAGCAGCTGACAAGCTGGGGAGCGATCTTGTTTGCCGCCGTGAAAAAAGCGTGCCTTGGCATTGTGCAATTGGCGCTGATCGTTATTCCGCTGATGATGGCCATTCAAATATTGAAAGAGCGAAAGTGGATTCATGCGTTTTCTAAATGGCTGGCCCCGGTGACAAAAGCGCTCGGCATGAAGGAAAACACTTCATTGACATTGGCGGCCGGGCTTGTGTTCGGGCTCGCGTATGGCGCAGGCGTGATGATCCAGGCGGTGAGAGAAGACGGGGTATCGAAGCATGACCTTACGCTGGCCTTTATCTTTCTCGTCTCTTGCCATGCGGTCGTGGAAGACACACTTGTGTTTGTTCCACTTGGCATCCCGGTTTGGTCGCTGTTATGCATTCGCCTTGCTACCGCGATTGTGCTGACAATGTTTGTCGGTTTCATTTGGAATCGTGTCATAGAAATAAAAAGAAAGGAAGCCGCATAA
- the lgt gene encoding prolipoprotein diacylglyceryl transferase, with the protein MDSTIQPLDRVFLHLGPITIYWYGVIIGTGVLIGLWLATREGVRRGLAKETFVDLVLFAVPIAILCARTYYVIFEWNYYSKHISEIPKIWEGGLAIHGGLIGAVATSIVFAKKRGLSFWKLADIAAPSIILGQAIGRWGNFMNQEAHGGPVTRQFLENLHLPDFIINQMYINGQYYHPTFLYESLWDFTGFLLLLWLRRVNLRRGELFLSYLIWYSIGRFFIEGMRTDSLMLTSHLRIAQVVSVVLIVLSVCLWAFRRMTGLAKERYND; encoded by the coding sequence ATGGATTCGACGATTCAGCCGTTAGACCGCGTTTTTTTACATCTCGGTCCGATTACGATTTATTGGTATGGAGTTATTATCGGAACAGGGGTATTGATCGGATTATGGCTAGCGACAAGAGAAGGGGTTCGGCGCGGGCTTGCGAAAGAAACGTTTGTTGACCTTGTCTTGTTCGCCGTGCCCATCGCGATTCTGTGCGCGCGCACCTATTACGTGATTTTTGAGTGGAATTATTATTCGAAACATATATCGGAAATTCCGAAAATTTGGGAAGGCGGCCTTGCCATTCACGGCGGATTGATCGGCGCGGTTGCTACCAGCATCGTGTTTGCGAAAAAAAGAGGTCTTTCCTTTTGGAAACTGGCGGATATCGCGGCGCCAAGCATTATTTTAGGGCAGGCGATCGGGCGCTGGGGCAATTTTATGAACCAAGAGGCGCATGGCGGTCCGGTAACGCGGCAGTTTCTTGAAAACTTGCATTTGCCGGATTTTATTATTAACCAAATGTATATTAACGGCCAATATTACCATCCGACGTTTTTATATGAGTCGCTGTGGGATTTTACTGGCTTTTTGTTGCTGCTGTGGCTGCGGCGCGTCAATTTGCGGCGCGGAGAATTGTTTCTCAGCTATTTGATTTGGTATTCGATCGGCCGGTTTTTTATCGAAGGAATGCGTACCGATAGTTTGATGTTGACAAGCCACCTTCGCATTGCGCAAGTCGTTTCGGTTGTGCTCATTGTCCTTTCGGTATGTTTATGGGCATTTCGCAGAATGACAGGATTAGCGAAGGAGCGGTATAACGATTAG
- the hprK gene encoding HPr(Ser) kinase/phosphatase: MPKVRTKDIIEKFQLELVSGAEGIYRPITTSDLSRPGIEMAGYFAYYPAERIQLLGKTELSFYETLSLEEKKVRMERLCTDITPGIIISRGLEVPPELIEASERQSVPVMRSTMKTTRLSSRLTNYLESKLAPTTAVHGVLVDVYGVGVLITGKSGVGKSETALELVKRGHRLVADDCVEIRQEDEDTLVGSAPELIEHLLEIRGLGIINMMTLFGAGAVRTHKRISLVIDLELWDPNKQYDRLGLEEEKVKILDTELPKLTIPVRPGRNLAVIVEVAAMNFRLKRMGVNAAEEFSARLTDAIEDGEHDYE; encoded by the coding sequence ATGCCGAAAGTGCGTACAAAAGACATTATCGAAAAATTTCAGTTAGAGTTAGTCAGCGGTGCGGAAGGCATTTACCGCCCGATTACGACAAGCGACTTGTCCCGCCCTGGCATTGAAATGGCAGGCTATTTTGCTTATTATCCGGCTGAACGCATTCAGTTATTAGGCAAAACAGAGCTGTCGTTTTATGAAACACTAAGTCTTGAAGAGAAAAAAGTAAGAATGGAGCGGCTTTGTACGGATATTACGCCGGGAATTATCATATCGCGCGGGCTGGAAGTTCCGCCGGAGCTGATTGAAGCTTCCGAGCGGCAGTCGGTGCCGGTGATGCGTTCAACAATGAAAACGACTCGTCTTTCCAGCCGGTTGACGAATTATCTGGAGAGCAAACTCGCCCCGACAACGGCGGTGCACGGCGTGTTGGTCGACGTTTACGGCGTCGGGGTATTAATTACTGGAAAAAGCGGGGTCGGCAAAAGTGAAACGGCTCTCGAACTAGTCAAGCGCGGCCATCGTCTTGTCGCGGACGACTGTGTCGAAATCCGCCAGGAAGATGAAGATACGTTAGTTGGCAGCGCGCCGGAATTAATTGAGCATTTGCTGGAGATTCGCGGGTTAGGCATTATTAACATGATGACATTATTTGGCGCCGGTGCGGTACGGACGCATAAACGCATTTCGCTAGTGATTGATCTAGAACTTTGGGATCCGAATAAACAATATGACCGTCTTGGCCTCGAAGAAGAAAAAGTAAAAATTTTGGATACGGAATTGCCGAAATTGACAATACCGGTTCGCCCGGGAAGAAACCTTGCCGTCATTGTCGAGGTCGCTGCGATGAATTTCCGTTTGAAGCGGATGGGAGTCAACGCCGCAGAAGAGTTTTCTGCGCGCTTGACCGATGCGATTGAAGATGGGGAACACGATTACGAATAA
- a CDS encoding phage holin family protein codes for MLNWLIGVFVNTVLLIAIDGYFDSIHFSGVGAAFIASMILAILNAVVRPILILFTLPVTILTMGLFLFVINAITLKMTAALMGSAFEINGFGTALLASIVLSFFHLLIQKAIIEPLRQK; via the coding sequence ATGCTTAATTGGTTAATTGGTGTATTTGTGAATACGGTGCTGTTAATAGCCATTGACGGATATTTTGATTCGATTCATTTTAGCGGCGTCGGTGCCGCTTTTATCGCCAGCATGATTTTAGCAATTTTAAATGCGGTAGTGCGTCCGATTTTAATTTTATTCACGCTGCCAGTGACGATTTTAACGATGGGATTATTTTTGTTCGTGATTAATGCCATTACGTTGAAGATGACCGCGGCGCTGATGGGCAGTGCATTTGAAATCAACGGGTTTGGCACCGCGCTGCTGGCTTCGATCGTGCTTTCCTTTTTCCATTTGCTTATTCAAAAAGCGATTATTGAGCCGTTGCGGCAAAAATAA